CCATGAAAGGACGTGTGACCAAAAGTACGGGGAGTTGGTACTCAGTGGACCTCGAAAACGGGGAGTCGCTGGAGGCGCGCATCAAGGGTAAATTCCGCACCCAGGGCATCAAGAGTACGAATCCGGTAGCGGTAGGCGACCGGGTCGATGTAGAGCTCGAAGAAGGCCTTGATACAGGGGTCATTGGCGCCATTTACGACCGCTCGAACTACATCGTGCGCAAAAGCGTGAATTTGTCGAAGCGCACGCATATCCTAGCTGCGAACATCGATCAGGCATTGTTGGTGGCCACTTTGAACTACCCGAAGACCTACACCGCCTTTATCGACCGTTTTCTGGTGACCGCCGAAGCGTATGATATTCCGGCTGTGATCGTGTTTAATAAGATCGATCTTCTCAACGATGAGGAAGTGGAGGAGCTGGCATATCTGATGGCCCTGTATGAGAATATCGGCTACGAGGTACTCGGTACGGTAGCAACCAAAGGACGCGGAATAAAGGACTTGAAAGACTTACTGCACGATTGCGTGAGCTTGGTCTCGGGGAATAGCGGGGTAGGTAAGAGCACCCTGATCAATCAGGTGGATCCCAACCTCGACCTCAAGACTACGGAGATATCCGGGGCTTTT
The Flavobacteriales bacterium genome window above contains:
- the rsgA gene encoding ribosome small subunit-dependent GTPase A, which codes for MKGRVTKSTGSWYSVDLENGESLEARIKGKFRTQGIKSTNPVAVGDRVDVELEEGLDTGVIGAIYDRSNYIVRKSVNLSKRTHILAANIDQALLVATLNYPKTYTAFIDRFLVTAEAYDIPAVIVFNKIDLLNDEEVEELAYLMALYENIGYEVLGTVATKGRGIKDLKDLLHDCVSLVSGNSGVGKSTLINQVDPNLDLKTTEISGAFEVGQHTTTFAEMFRLADGGYIIDTPGIKGFGVVDMDKYEITDYFPEMFDLKHECKFNNCLHQDEPKCAVKAAVEAGEIAYSRYRSYLSLVNGDEDSSPYREDEYK